One window of the Fusobacterium animalis 7_1 genome contains the following:
- a CDS encoding helix-turn-helix domain-containing protein, translating to MTIGKKLRKSRNDKGMSLRELATKVELSASFLSQIEQGKASPSIENLKKIAHTLDVRVAYLLEDEDDDIRNIEYIKKDSIKYIESLDSNIKMGILLSNNREKNMEPIIYEIGIDGESGRDFYSHGSSEEFIYILEGELEVYVANKKYKLSKGDSLYFKSSLKHRFKNTSKTEVKALWVVSPPTF from the coding sequence ATGACAATAGGTAAGAAATTAAGAAAAAGTAGAAACGATAAAGGAATGTCTTTAAGAGAACTTGCAACAAAGGTGGAACTATCAGCAAGTTTCTTATCACAAATTGAACAAGGAAAGGCTTCTCCATCAATAGAAAATTTAAAGAAGATAGCACATACATTAGATGTTAGAGTTGCTTATCTTCTTGAGGATGAAGATGACGATATAAGAAATATAGAATATATTAAAAAGGATAGCATAAAGTATATAGAAAGTTTAGATTCTAATATTAAAATGGGAATTTTACTTTCAAATAACAGAGAAAAAAATATGGAGCCTATAATATATGAAATAGGAATTGATGGAGAAAGTGGAAGAGATTTTTATAGCCATGGAAGTTCTGAGGAATTTATATATATATTAGAAGGTGAACTAGAAGTATATGTAGCAAATAAAAAATATAAATTATCAAAGGGAGATAGCCTATATTTTAAATCTAGTTTAAAACATAGATTTAAAAATACTTCAAAAACAGAAGTAAAAGCATTATGGGTGGTTAGTCCACCAACATTCTAG
- a CDS encoding competence/damage-inducible protein A yields MKAGIFLVGTELLNGATIDTNSIYIAEELNKYGIEIEFKMTVRDVMSEITKALTYAKKNVDLVILTGGLGPTDDDITKEAMAKFLKKKLVVDEKEKQELLKKYKAYKNPNKTNFKEVEKPEGAVSFKNDVGMAPAVYINGLVAFPGFPNELKNMFPKFLKYYVKENNLKSKIYIKDIITYGIGESVLETTVKDLFTEGDIFYEFLVKDYGTLIRLQTKIENKKNVAKIVKKLYNRISEFIIGEDDDRIENTIYECLNSGEKPLTISTAESCTGGMIASKLIEVPGISTNFIEGIVSYSNEAKIKRLKVKKETLEKYGAVSEEVAREMLAGLKTDIGISTTGIAGPDGGTKDKPVGLVYIGIKVKDEVKIFRRELKGDRNKIRQRAMMHALYNLLKILSKEVW; encoded by the coding sequence ATGAAAGCAGGAATATTTTTAGTTGGTACAGAATTATTAAATGGGGCAACAATAGATACAAATAGTATCTATATAGCAGAAGAATTAAATAAATATGGAATAGAAATAGAATTTAAAATGACAGTTAGAGATGTAATGAGTGAGATTACAAAGGCTTTAACTTATGCAAAGAAAAATGTTGATTTAGTCATTTTAACTGGTGGTTTAGGACCTACTGATGATGATATAACTAAGGAAGCGATGGCAAAATTTTTAAAGAAAAAATTAGTTGTAGATGAAAAAGAAAAGCAAGAACTTTTAAAGAAATATAAGGCATATAAAAACCCAAATAAAACTAATTTTAAAGAAGTTGAAAAGCCAGAGGGAGCAGTAAGTTTTAAAAATGATGTGGGAATGGCACCAGCAGTTTATATAAATGGCTTGGTTGCTTTCCCAGGGTTTCCAAATGAATTAAAAAATATGTTTCCAAAGTTTTTAAAATATTATGTGAAAGAAAATAATTTGAAAAGTAAAATTTATATCAAGGATATAATTACTTATGGAATTGGAGAAAGTGTACTTGAAACAACAGTAAAGGATTTATTTACTGAGGGAGATATTTTCTATGAATTTTTAGTAAAAGACTACGGAACTCTGATAAGATTGCAAACAAAGATTGAAAATAAAAAGAATGTAGCAAAAATTGTAAAAAAGTTATATAATAGAATATCTGAGTTCATAATTGGAGAAGATGATGATAGAATAGAAAATACTATTTATGAATGTTTAAACTCAGGTGAAAAGCCACTTACAATTTCAACAGCTGAATCTTGTACAGGTGGTATGATAGCAAGTAAATTAATTGAAGTTCCAGGTATATCTACAAATTTTATTGAAGGTATAGTTTCTTATTCAAATGAAGCAAAAATAAAAAGATTGAAAGTTAAAAAAGAAACTCTTGAAAAATATGGAGCTGTCAGTGAAGAGGTTGCAAGAGAAATGCTTGCAGGTTTAAAGACAGATATAGGAATTTCAACAACAGGTATAGCAGGTCCAGATGGAGGAACAAAAGATAAACCAGTGGGACTTGTATATATAGGAATAAAAGTAAAAGACGAGGTAAAAATTTTTAGAAGAGAGTTAAAAGGTGATAGAAATAAAATAAGACAGAGAGCAATGATGCACGCACTCTATAACTTATTAAAAATATTGAGCAAAGAGGTATGGTAA
- a CDS encoding phosphatidylglycerophosphatase A family protein: protein MANRNHNHKLIKNLGTCFGLGEMPFMPGTFGTLGGIPIFLILTYLRKFFLNVMVYNSFYLVFLVTFFFISVYVADICEKEIFKKEDPQAVVIDEVLGFLTTLFLINPVGIKATLIAMGLAFIIFRILDITKIGPIYKSQSFGNGVGVVLDDFLAGIIGNFILVFIWTKFFY, encoded by the coding sequence ATGGCAAACCGTAATCACAATCATAAACTCATTAAGAATTTAGGGACTTGTTTTGGCTTGGGAGAAATGCCATTTATGCCAGGAACATTTGGAACATTAGGAGGAATACCAATATTTTTAATACTGACATATTTAAGAAAATTCTTTTTAAATGTGATGGTATATAATTCTTTTTATCTGGTATTTTTAGTTACATTTTTTTTTATATCTGTCTATGTTGCAGATATTTGTGAAAAAGAAATATTTAAAAAAGAGGATCCACAAGCAGTTGTAATTGATGAAGTGTTAGGATTTTTAACTACCTTGTTTTTAATAAATCCTGTTGGAATAAAAGCAACTCTAATTGCTATGGGCTTGGCATTTATAATTTTTAGAATATTAGATATTACCAAAATAGGACCTATATATAAATCACAAAGTTTTGGTAATGGAGTTGGGGTAGTTTTAGATGATTTCTTGGCAGGAATTATAGGCAATTTTATTTTAGTGTTTATTTGGACAAAATTTTTTTATTGA
- a CDS encoding peptidase U32 family protein, with protein MKIVAPAGNMERFYSAISATADEIYLGLKGFGARRNAENFTVEELKQAIDYAHLRGSRIFLTLNTIMTNREIELLYPTLKDLYNYGLDAIIVQDLGYAEYLHKNFPSIELHGSTQMTVANYYEINYLKKLGFKRIVLPRELSFEEIKEIREHTDMELEVFVSGSLCISFSGNCYMSSFIGGRSGNRGMCAQPCRKEYKTSCGEKSYFLSPKDQLYGLDEIKKLQEIGVESIKVEGRMKDASYVYETVSYFRSLINGIDKEENTPKLFNRGYSKGYFYDNDKTIMNKDYSYNIGEKIGEVIGKNIRLDEDVVSGDGITFVSKDYKNFGGTYINKIAYKNEKLVLNFPDGTKYIFRNYNKRLNDEISKKLKSTDKKLEINFDFIAKLNEKLNLKIYLEDKNRNRILNLEEISETLTQKAQKRAISEEEIKEKLSEIGDSEFTVKDIKIDIDKNIFIPLSELKNLKRNAVEKFREKILSYFRRDLDSELKENNQEYFKLEIEKDEPKDLEIRVIVSNEEQKNFLESIKNEYNIKEIYYRTYDIAKQSKLSQHNLNNKLASNLYELLENKNSGVMLNWNMNIVNSYTINVLEKIKKLESFIISPEINFSKIRELGKTRLKKALLIYSKLKGMTIDIDLTDNKNEIITNKENDKFSIIRNEYGTEIFLDKPLNIINMIEDTKKLNVDIVVLEFTTETIEDIKKVLKQLKTRKGEYREYNYKRGVY; from the coding sequence ATGAAGATAGTAGCACCAGCAGGGAATATGGAAAGATTTTACTCTGCCATAAGTGCAACAGCTGATGAAATATATTTAGGTTTAAAAGGTTTTGGAGCAAGAAGAAATGCTGAAAACTTTACAGTTGAAGAGTTGAAGCAAGCAATAGACTATGCCCATTTAAGAGGGAGCAGAATATTTTTAACTCTTAATACAATAATGACTAATAGAGAAATTGAACTTCTATATCCTACTTTAAAAGATTTATATAACTATGGTTTAGATGCAATAATTGTGCAGGATTTAGGTTATGCAGAATATTTACATAAAAATTTCCCTAGTATAGAACTTCACGGAAGTACACAGATGACAGTTGCCAATTATTATGAAATAAACTATTTAAAAAAATTAGGCTTTAAAAGAATAGTTTTACCAAGGGAGTTAAGTTTTGAGGAGATAAAAGAAATTAGAGAACATACTGATATGGAGCTTGAAGTTTTTGTATCAGGTTCACTTTGTATATCTTTTTCTGGTAATTGCTATATGAGTAGCTTTATTGGTGGAAGAAGCGGTAATCGTGGAATGTGTGCTCAACCTTGTAGAAAGGAATACAAAACTTCTTGTGGAGAAAAATCATATTTTCTAAGCCCTAAGGATCAGTTATATGGTTTAGATGAAATAAAGAAACTACAAGAAATTGGAGTAGAAAGTATAAAGGTTGAAGGTAGAATGAAAGATGCTTCCTATGTCTATGAAACAGTTTCTTATTTTAGAAGTTTGATAAATGGGATAGATAAGGAAGAGAATACTCCTAAATTATTTAATAGAGGATATTCAAAAGGATATTTCTATGATAATGATAAAACTATTATGAATAAAGATTATTCATATAATATAGGTGAAAAAATAGGAGAAGTTATAGGTAAAAATATAAGGCTAGATGAAGATGTAGTTTCAGGAGATGGAATAACCTTTGTTTCTAAGGATTATAAAAATTTTGGTGGAACATATATAAATAAGATAGCCTATAAAAATGAAAAATTGGTTTTAAATTTTCCAGATGGAACAAAATATATTTTTAGAAACTACAATAAAAGATTAAATGATGAAATTTCTAAAAAATTAAAAAGTACAGATAAAAAATTAGAAATAAATTTTGACTTCATAGCAAAATTAAATGAAAAATTAAATTTAAAAATTTATTTAGAAGATAAAAATAGAAATAGAATTTTAAATTTAGAAGAAATTTCTGAAACTTTAACTCAAAAAGCACAGAAAAGAGCTATAAGTGAAGAAGAGATAAAGGAAAAGTTATCTGAAATTGGAGATAGCGAATTTACTGTCAAAGATATAAAAATTGATATAGATAAGAATATTTTTATTCCACTGTCAGAGCTAAAAAATTTAAAAAGAAATGCAGTTGAAAAGTTTAGAGAAAAGATACTTTCATATTTTAGAAGAGATCTAGACAGTGAATTAAAAGAAAATAATCAAGAATATTTTAAATTAGAGATAGAAAAAGATGAGCCAAAGGACTTGGAAATAAGAGTGATAGTTTCTAATGAGGAGCAAAAAAATTTTTTAGAAAGTATAAAAAATGAGTATAATATAAAGGAAATATATTATAGAACTTATGACATAGCCAAGCAGTCTAAGTTAAGTCAACATAATTTAAATAATAAATTAGCGTCTAATCTCTACGAATTATTAGAAAATAAAAATTCTGGTGTTATGTTAAATTGGAATATGAATATAGTAAACTCCTATACTATCAATGTTTTGGAAAAAATTAAAAAATTGGAAAGTTTTATAATCTCACCTGAAATAAATTTTTCTAAGATAAGAGAATTGGGAAAGACTAGATTAAAAAAAGCCTTGTTAATTTATTCAAAATTAAAGGGTATGACCATAGATATAGACTTAACTGACAACAAAAATGAAATTATCACTAATAAAGAGAATGATAAATTCAGTATTATCAGAAATGAATATGGTACAGAAATATTTTTAGATAAGCCTCTTAATATTATTAATATGATAGAGGATACCAAAAAATTAAATGTTGATATAGTAGTTTTAGAATTTACAACTGAGACTATTGAAGATATTAAAAAAGTATTGAAACAATTAAAGACAAGAAAAGGTGAATACAGAGAGTATAACTATAAAAGGGGGGTGTATTAA
- the coaE gene encoding dephospho-CoA kinase (Dephospho-CoA kinase (CoaE) performs the final step in coenzyme A biosynthesis.): protein MIIGLTGGIASGKSTVSKYLAEKGFKVYDADKIAKGISEKKSVQEEIISTFGNKILDRNENVDRKKLKEIVFENKDKLKKLNGIIHPKVIDFYKELKEKNTDEVIIFDVPLLFESGLDKFCDKILVVISDYEIQLNRIVERDKIDRELAAKIIKSQMSNEERIKKADIVIENNSNLEDLFEKVERFCETI from the coding sequence ATGATAATAGGTTTAACTGGTGGGATAGCCAGTGGAAAAAGCACAGTATCAAAATATTTAGCAGAAAAAGGTTTTAAAGTTTACGATGCTGATAAAATTGCTAAGGGTATTTCAGAAAAAAAATCAGTTCAAGAAGAAATAATTTCAACTTTTGGAAATAAAATTTTAGATAGAAATGAAAATGTTGATAGAAAAAAATTAAAAGAGATAGTTTTTGAAAATAAAGATAAATTAAAGAAATTAAATGGTATAATACATCCAAAGGTTATAGATTTTTATAAAGAGTTAAAAGAAAAGAATACTGATGAAGTGATAATTTTTGATGTACCACTATTATTTGAAAGTGGGTTAGACAAATTCTGTGATAAGATTTTAGTTGTTATCTCAGACTATGAAATACAATTAAATAGGATAGTTGAAAGAGATAAAATAGATAGAGAACTGGCAGCTAAAATAATAAAATCTCAAATGTCCAATGAGGAAAGAATAAAAAAGGCTGATATAGTAATAGAGAATAATTCTAATTTAGAAGATTTATTTGAAAAAGTAGAAAGGTTTTGTGAAACAATATGA
- a CDS encoding HEAT repeat domain-containing protein, with translation MKNSTDKILQELEEEQIRHATLTKEDLKKAYLELEKENFPVTKRIKFIADLGACKEIAYHYELICKDWKEDKKLNIESSFDRHGSEGIEFLFEQLSKIKDEKLRVFTAYLIAEILSKLKHREFYSSFSNKIIPILETFLNINDEIFRRKIIIAFGWVGTSKEIDLLTKQMLNDSDALCRAWSATSLMQMSFHRVDKEIICKKTKNVFSQAIEKEKDLYACGIMIEAAQILFGKRWISSSAVENIEFEKIEKARKTAVRFLSKC, from the coding sequence ATGAAAAATTCAACAGATAAAATTTTACAGGAACTTGAAGAAGAACAAATTCGTCATGCTACATTGACAAAAGAAGATTTAAAAAAAGCATATCTTGAATTAGAAAAAGAAAACTTTCCTGTCACTAAGAGAATTAAGTTTATAGCTGATTTAGGTGCTTGTAAAGAAATAGCATATCATTATGAACTTATCTGTAAAGATTGGAAAGAAGATAAAAAACTTAATATAGAGAGTAGCTTCGATAGACATGGAAGTGAAGGAATTGAGTTTTTATTTGAACAGTTATCTAAAATTAAAGATGAAAAACTAAGAGTATTTACTGCTTATCTTATAGCAGAAATTCTTTCTAAATTAAAGCATAGAGAATTTTATTCATCATTTTCCAATAAAATTATTCCTATCCTTGAGACTTTCCTAAATATAAATGATGAGATTTTTCGTCGCAAGATTATAATAGCTTTTGGTTGGGTTGGAACATCAAAGGAAATTGATCTTTTAACCAAACAAATGCTTAATGACAGTGATGCTCTTTGTCGTGCATGGTCTGCAACGAGCCTAATGCAAATGTCATTTCATAGAGTAGACAAAGAAATAATTTGTAAAAAAACAAAAAATGTATTTTCTCAAGCTATTGAAAAAGAAAAAGACTTATATGCTTGTGGAATTATGATAGAGGCAGCTCAAATATTATTTGGTAAAAGATGGATATCTTCATCTGCTGTTGAAAATATAGAGTTTGAAAAAATAGAAAAAGCAAGAAAAACTGCTGTGAGGTTTTTGAGTAAATGTTAA
- a CDS encoding DUF3592 domain-containing protein, translated as MLYFIAVFMFLGGFFFISIGRMSMDNVKNIRELLADNKNIQETKGSLQVTEIRSTRYSFECDCELIFTNQNGKEFNYKETYSNFNSKASFLRKCENKGKVTVTVIYDKSLPSKHFVKELKPLEVNKNSRLGCTIIGILFMLLGVFIVAVNFKV; from the coding sequence ATGCTATATTTTATAGCAGTATTTATGTTTTTAGGAGGATTTTTCTTTATTTCCATAGGAAGAATGTCTATGGATAATGTAAAAAATATTAGAGAACTTTTAGCAGATAATAAAAATATACAGGAAACGAAGGGAAGCTTACAAGTGACTGAAATAAGAAGTACAAGATACAGTTTTGAATGTGATTGTGAGCTTATTTTTACAAATCAAAATGGAAAAGAGTTTAACTATAAGGAAACATACTCTAACTTTAACAGTAAAGCTTCTTTTTTGAGAAAGTGTGAAAATAAAGGAAAAGTCACTGTTACTGTTATTTATGATAAATCTTTACCCTCAAAGCATTTTGTAAAGGAGCTAAAACCTCTTGAAGTAAATAAAAATAGCAGACTAGGATGTACTATTATAGGAATATTATTTATGCTTTTAGGGGTATTTATTGTAGCTGTAAATTTTAAAGTATAA
- a CDS encoding glutathione peroxidase has product MKIYDFTVKNRKGEDISLENFKGKVLLIVNTATRCGFTPQYDELENLYSKYNKDGFEVLDFPCNQFGNQAPESDDEIHTFCQLNYKVKFDQFAKVEVNGENALPLFKYLKEQKGFTGFDPKHKLTSILNEMLSKNDPDFAKKSDIKWNFTKFLVDKSGNVIARFEPTTSVEVIEKEIKKLI; this is encoded by the coding sequence ATGAAAATTTATGATTTTACAGTAAAAAATAGAAAAGGTGAAGACATTTCTTTAGAAAATTTTAAAGGAAAAGTCTTATTGATTGTTAATACTGCAACTAGATGTGGATTTACACCACAATATGATGAGCTAGAAAATTTATATTCAAAATATAATAAAGATGGTTTTGAAGTTTTAGATTTTCCTTGTAATCAATTTGGAAATCAAGCTCCTGAAAGTGATGACGAAATTCATACTTTTTGCCAATTAAATTATAAAGTTAAATTTGACCAATTTGCAAAAGTTGAAGTTAATGGAGAAAATGCTTTACCACTTTTCAAATACTTAAAAGAGCAAAAAGGATTTACTGGATTTGATCCTAAGCATAAACTAACTTCTATACTTAATGAAATGCTTTCAAAAAATGATCCAGATTTTGCTAAAAAATCTGATATAAAGTGGAATTTTACTAAGTTTTTAGTGGATAAATCTGGAAATGTTATAGCAAGATTTGAACCTACAACAAGTGTAGAAGTGATAGAAAAAGAGATAAAAAAACTAATATAG
- a CDS encoding ABC transporter ATP-binding protein has protein sequence MIEFKNISKSYGNQEVIKDFNLTIECGTFLTIIGSSGSGKTTILKMINGLIKADKGEVLINDKNIQDEDLIELRRKIGYVIQGNILFPHLTVFDNIAYVLHLKKYKESEIKKIVNEKLDMLNLSRDLKDRLPDELSGGQQQRVGIARALAASPDIILMDEPFGAVDAITRYQLQKDLKELHKKTEATIVFITHDITEALKLGTKVLVLDKGEIQQYDVPKNICSNPKNEFVKQLLKIAEM, from the coding sequence ATGATAGAATTTAAAAATATTAGTAAGAGTTATGGAAATCAAGAAGTAATAAAAGATTTTAATTTGACTATTGAATGTGGAACATTTTTAACTATCATAGGTTCATCAGGTTCTGGTAAAACAACAATTTTAAAGATGATAAATGGTCTTATAAAGGCAGACAAGGGTGAAGTACTAATAAATGATAAAAATATTCAAGATGAGGATTTAATTGAGCTTAGAAGAAAAATAGGCTATGTAATTCAAGGGAATATTTTATTTCCACATTTAACAGTTTTTGATAACATAGCCTATGTGCTTCATTTAAAGAAATACAAGGAAAGTGAAATTAAAAAAATTGTAAATGAAAAATTGGATATGTTAAATCTTTCAAGAGATTTAAAAGATAGACTACCAGATGAGCTGTCAGGTGGACAACAACAGAGAGTTGGAATAGCAAGAGCTTTGGCAGCAAGTCCTGATATAATATTGATGGATGAGCCATTTGGAGCAGTTGATGCTATCACAAGATATCAGTTACAAAAAGATTTAAAGGAATTACATAAAAAGACAGAGGCAACTATTGTTTTTATCACTCACGATATAACAGAGGCTTTAAAATTAGGAACAAAGGTTTTAGTGTTGGATAAAGGAGAAATTCAACAATATGATGTACCTAAAAATATTTGTTCTAATCCTAAAAATGAATTTGTGAAACAATTATTAAAAATAGCAGAGATGTAG
- a CDS encoding glycine betaine ABC transporter substrate-binding protein, translating to MINQLIKLLTEDFKFFTNLTIEHILISLLAISIASVLGIILGIIISEYRRFSGLILGTVNILYTIPSIALLGFFITITGVGNTTALIALIIYALLPIIRSTYTGIVNINPLIIEASEGMGSTKLQQLFKVKLPLALPVLMSGIRNMVTMTIALAGIASFVGAGGLGVAIYRGITTNNSAMTFLGSLLIAILALVFDFILELIEKRLTNRKRVKYKINPKLIILGLFIVIFGAYFSLNSKKNKTINIATKPMTEGYILGQMLTELIEQDTDLKVNITNGVGGGTSNIHPAIVKGEFDLYPEYTGTSWEAVLKKEASYNESKFDELQKEYKEKYNLEYVNLYGFNNTYGLAVNKDIAEKYNLKTYSDLAKVSNNLIFGAEYDFFEREDGYKELQKVYNMNFKKQIDMDIGLKYQAMKDKKIDVMVIFTTDGQLAISDVVVLKDDKKMYPSYRAGTVIRSEILSEYPELKPVLEKLNNILDDKTMADLNYQVESKGKKPEDVAREYLQEKGLLEAR from the coding sequence ATGATAAATCAATTGATAAAATTATTGACAGAAGACTTTAAATTTTTTACTAATTTAACAATAGAACATATTTTAATTTCATTGTTAGCTATAAGTATTGCAAGTGTATTAGGTATTATTTTAGGAATAATAATCAGTGAATATAGAAGGTTTTCAGGGTTAATATTGGGGACGGTTAATATACTTTACACTATACCCTCAATAGCACTATTGGGATTTTTTATAACTATCACAGGAGTTGGTAATACAACAGCACTTATTGCTTTAATAATATATGCACTTTTGCCAATAATAAGAAGTACATATACAGGAATTGTGAACATAAATCCTTTAATTATAGAAGCATCAGAGGGAATGGGAAGTACAAAATTACAACAACTATTCAAGGTTAAATTGCCATTAGCATTGCCAGTTTTGATGTCAGGTATTAGAAATATGGTTACAATGACAATAGCTCTTGCAGGTATAGCTTCTTTTGTTGGAGCAGGGGGCTTAGGGGTTGCAATTTATAGAGGGATAACAACTAATAATTCAGCTATGACTTTTTTAGGAAGTTTACTTATAGCAATCTTAGCCTTGGTCTTTGATTTTATCTTGGAACTTATAGAAAAAAGATTGACTAATCGTAAAAGAGTAAAATATAAAATAAATCCAAAATTAATAATTTTAGGACTTTTTATAGTGATATTTGGAGCATATTTTTCTTTAAATTCAAAGAAAAATAAGACTATAAATATTGCAACAAAACCTATGACAGAGGGCTATATCTTAGGACAAATGCTGACTGAACTTATTGAACAAGATACAGATTTAAAAGTTAATATCACAAATGGAGTTGGAGGAGGAACTTCCAATATACATCCTGCAATAGTTAAAGGTGAGTTTGACTTGTATCCTGAATATACAGGAACTTCTTGGGAAGCAGTTTTAAAGAAAGAAGCAAGCTATAATGAAAGTAAATTTGATGAATTGCAAAAAGAATATAAAGAAAAATATAATTTAGAATACGTAAATTTATATGGTTTTAATAATACCTATGGTTTAGCAGTAAATAAGGATATTGCAGAAAAATATAATTTAAAAACATATAGTGATTTGGCAAAGGTATCAAATAATTTAATTTTTGGAGCAGAATATGATTTCTTTGAAAGAGAAGATGGCTATAAAGAATTACAAAAAGTATATAATATGAATTTTAAAAAACAAATAGATATGGATATAGGGCTTAAATACCAAGCTATGAAAGATAAGAAAATTGATGTTATGGTAATATTTACAACAGATGGACAACTAGCAATATCTGATGTAGTTGTTTTAAAAGATGATAAAAAGATGTATCCATCATATAGGGCAGGAACAGTTATAAGAAGTGAGATTTTATCTGAATATCCAGAATTAAAACCAGTTTTAGAAAAATTAAATAATATCCTAGATGACAAGACAATGGCAGATTTGAATTATCAAGTTGAAAGTAAAGGAAAGAAACCAGAAGATGTAGCAAGAGAATACTTACAAGAAAAAGGTTTATTGGAGGCTAGATAA
- a CDS encoding MarR family winged helix-turn-helix transcriptional regulator → MQRLGGFLITKLKQLHSRSLAQCITEQGIDAFSGEQGKILFVLWQKDKVTQKELASETGLAKNTITVMLEKMEKNNLIRRITDENDKRKLLVILTNHAKSLKKCSDKISDEMTKKMYEGFSEEEIDKFEEYLHRIIKNFEEKRKVIDDDKSIDKIIDRRL, encoded by the coding sequence ATGCAAAGATTAGGTGGGTTTCTAATAACAAAATTAAAACAATTACATAGTAGGTCACTAGCACAGTGTATAACTGAACAAGGCATAGATGCTTTTAGTGGAGAGCAAGGAAAGATTTTATTTGTACTTTGGCAAAAAGATAAAGTTACTCAAAAAGAATTAGCAAGTGAAACAGGTTTAGCTAAGAATACAATTACAGTTATGCTTGAAAAAATGGAAAAAAATAATTTAATAAGAAGAATAACAGATGAAAATGATAAAAGAAAATTATTGGTAATTTTGACAAATCATGCAAAGTCTTTAAAAAAATGCTCTGATAAAATTTCAGATGAAATGACCAAAAAGATGTATGAAGGTTTTAGTGAAGAAGAGATAGATAAATTTGAAGAATACTTACATAGAATTATCAAGAATTTTGAAGAAAAAAGGAAGGTGATAGATGATGATAAATCAATTGATAAAATTATTGACAGAAGACTTTAA